The Leadbettera azotonutricia ZAS-9 genome has a window encoding:
- a CDS encoding DUF262 domain-containing protein, producing the protein MADEKAHSVKDILSNNNYVIPIYQRNYDWGKQEISQLIKDIVEFFNMQTYDESKTYYLGSLVCFKREDKDGTFELIDGQQRHTTLTLINIVLKNYKNSQIDNVDALKLKFDSRKNTQRFLEAIYQNFENLDTLNIDGIGNMKSAVDIIRDELRMQVGEDNILNFAKYFYNNVKLFRVEVPYDTDLNHYFEIMNNRGEQLEKHEIIKALLMEKIEISDEKGQKEIEKTKNAQYKFAAIWDACSDMGDYVCFNLNSLFGINGNIEIDKIDFDSIEINQNNEDKDNSLSDILLYHTIPNDFPKKEKYTKEKYKSIIDFPNFLLQVLKLRYPDISLDDKKLLEQFQKYLSELNFSIDFITNLLKCRILFDKYIIKQDLSDADDNKQNWGIRKSNSSFDGTIKTFDDDDELVKLQVMLYYSDSTNTYNTWLYEILNKYLFFFEGQEDVVKYTLNILAIAENKFDSNNLSYPDISIFNLYFIDFLLWKLYITEVQSKEGNYQYQEPLLELKQKIFKKRSLFNTFKFRQLSSKEHLFPQAKSNDFNVAYDCLNCIGNLCLISSSQNSQGNKDMPIAKKKSFESDNSSLKRLIMFESFEDDKWEQSQIEKHKEEIRNLIDW; encoded by the coding sequence ATGGCAGATGAAAAAGCACATAGCGTAAAAGATATTTTGTCGAATAACAATTACGTTATTCCCATTTACCAGCGTAACTACGATTGGGGAAAACAGGAAATATCACAACTAATAAAGGATATAGTAGAATTTTTTAATATGCAAACCTATGATGAATCAAAGACATATTATTTGGGTTCGTTAGTCTGTTTCAAAAGAGAAGACAAAGACGGAACTTTTGAATTGATTGACGGGCAACAACGGCATACTACGTTGACCTTAATAAACATTGTCCTTAAAAATTATAAAAATTCACAAATTGATAATGTCGATGCATTAAAATTAAAATTTGACTCTCGAAAAAACACACAAAGATTCTTGGAAGCAATATATCAGAATTTTGAAAATTTGGACACATTAAATATTGATGGTATTGGAAATATGAAATCTGCGGTAGATATAATTAGGGACGAGTTAAGAATGCAAGTAGGAGAGGATAATATTTTGAATTTTGCAAAATATTTTTATAATAATGTGAAACTGTTCCGTGTAGAAGTTCCGTACGATACCGATTTAAACCACTATTTTGAAATCATGAATAATCGAGGCGAACAGTTAGAAAAACACGAAATTATAAAAGCTCTTTTGATGGAGAAAATTGAAATAAGTGATGAAAAAGGGCAAAAAGAGATTGAAAAAACAAAAAATGCACAATATAAATTTGCGGCAATTTGGGATGCCTGCTCCGATATGGGCGATTATGTGTGTTTTAACCTCAACTCTCTTTTTGGTATTAATGGAAATATTGAAATAGATAAAATTGACTTTGATAGCATAGAGATAAATCAAAATAATGAGGATAAAGATAATTCGTTATCAGATATTTTGTTATACCATACTATTCCAAATGATTTTCCAAAAAAAGAAAAATATACGAAAGAAAAATACAAGTCAATCATTGACTTTCCTAATTTTTTATTACAAGTTCTGAAGTTACGATACCCTGATATTTCCCTTGATGATAAAAAGTTGTTGGAACAATTTCAAAAATATTTGTCGGAGTTAAATTTTTCTATAGATTTCATTACAAATTTATTGAAATGCAGGATACTATTTGATAAATACATAATAAAACAGGATTTATCAGATGCCGATGATAACAAACAAAATTGGGGAATAAGAAAATCAAATTCTTCTTTTGACGGAACTATTAAAACATTTGACGATGACGATGAACTGGTAAAACTACAAGTGATGTTATATTATTCGGATTCTACAAATACTTATAATACTTGGCTGTACGAGATTCTTAATAAGTATCTTTTCTTTTTTGAGGGTCAAGAGGATGTCGTAAAATACACTTTGAATATTTTGGCAATTGCAGAAAACAAATTTGATTCAAATAATCTATCATATCCCGATATAAGTATTTTTAATTTATATTTTATTGATTTTCTGCTGTGGAAGTTATATATAACAGAAGTTCAAAGTAAAGAAGGTAATTATCAATATCAGGAACCATTGCTTGAACTCAAACAAAAAATTTTTAAGAAAAGGAGTTTATTTAATACATTCAAATTTAGGCAGCTTAGTTCAAAAGAACATCTTTTTCCTCAAGCGAAGTCAAATGACTTTAATGTGGCTTATGATTGCTTGAATTGCATTGGGAATCTTTGTTTAATTTCGTCTTCTCAGAATTCACAAGGTAATAAAGATATGCCTATTGCTAAAAAGAAATCTTTTGAAAGTGACAATTCAAGTCTAAAACGATTAATAATGTTTGAAAGTTTTGAAGACGACAAATGGGAACAATCTCAAATTGAAAAACACAAAGAAGAAATAAGGAATCTGATAGATTGGTAA